The Hypanus sabinus isolate sHypSab1 unplaced genomic scaffold, sHypSab1.hap1 scaffold_93, whole genome shotgun sequence genome includes a window with the following:
- the LOC132390503 gene encoding zinc finger protein 234-like produces the protein MAHQCGHTGEKPFTCSVCGKGFTQSSTLLVHQRVHTGEKPFTCSVCGKGFTQLANLQNHLRIHTGEKPFTCSVCGKGFTQSANLQNHLRVHTGEKPFTCSVCGKGFTELSNLLSHQRVHTEEKPFTCSVCGKGFIQLVNLQNHLRVHTGEKPFTCSVCGKGFIQSSNLQRHQRVHTGEKPFTCSECGKRFTESSTLLVHQRVHTGERPFTCSICGKRFTESSTLLDHQRVHTGERPFTCSVCGKGFIKSANLRNHLRVHTGERPFTCAVYEKAFTVSSTLQRHQRVHTVEKPFTCSECGMGFTQLANLQRHQHVHTREKPFTCSECGKGFTQLSSLQKHQQIHTGERQFTCSECGRRFADSSTLQSHQRVHTGERPFTCSVCGKRFTHLSSRQRHQRVHTGEKPFTC, from the coding sequence ATGGCACACCAGtgtggtcacactggggagaagccattcacctgctcagtctgtgggaaaggatttacacagtcatctaccctactggtacaccagcgagttcacactggggagaagcctttcacctgctcagtctgtgggaagggattcactcagttagctaacctacagaatcacctgcgaattcacactggggagaagccgttcacctgctcagtctgtgggaagggattcactcagtcagctaacctacagaatcacctgcgagttcacactggggagaagccgttcacctgctcagtctgtgggaagggattcactgagttatctaacctactgagtcaccagcgagttcacactgaggagaagccattcacctgctcagtctgtgggaagggattcattcagttagttaacctacagaatcacctgcgagttcacactggggagaagccgttcacctgctcagtctgtgggaagggattcattcagtcatccaacctacagagacatcagcgagttcacactggggagaagccattcacctgctcagaatgtgggaagagattcactgagtcatccaccctgctggtacatcagcgagttcacactggggagaggccgttcacctgctcaatctgtgggaagagattcactgaatcatccaccctactggatcatcagcgagttcacactggggagaggccattcacctgctcagtctgtgggaagggattcattaagTCAGCTAACCTACGGaatcacctgcgagttcacactggggagaggccattcacctgcgcaGTCTATGAGAAAGCATTCACtgtgtcatccaccctacagagacatcagcgagttcacactgtggagaagccgttcacctgctcagaatgtgggatgggattcactcagttagctaacctacagagacatcagcatgTGCATActagggagaagccattcacctgctcagaatgtggaaagggattcactcagttatccagcctacagaaacatcagcaaattcacacaggggagaggcaattcacctgctcagaatgtggaaggagattcgctGACTCTTCTaccctgcagagtcatcagcgagttcacactggggagaggccattcacctgctcagtctgtgggaagagattcactcatttatccagccgacagagacatcagcgagttcacactggggagaagccattcacctgctga